Proteins encoded in a region of the Anoxybacillus amylolyticus genome:
- the smpB gene encoding SsrA-binding protein SmpB translates to MPKGEGKVIAQNKKAHHDYFIEETYEAGLVLQGTEIKSIRAGKVNLKDSFAKVDKGEVFLHNMHISPYEQGNRYNHDPLRTRKLLLHRREISKLIGYTKEQGYTLVPLKLYIKDGFAKLLLGVGKGKKKYDKREDMKKKEAQREVERAFRERQK, encoded by the coding sequence ATGCCAAAAGGGGAAGGGAAAGTCATTGCCCAAAATAAAAAAGCGCATCACGATTATTTTATCGAAGAAACGTACGAAGCAGGGCTTGTGTTACAAGGTACGGAAATTAAGTCGATTCGCGCAGGCAAAGTGAACTTAAAAGATTCATTTGCAAAAGTGGACAAAGGCGAAGTGTTTTTGCATAATATGCATATTAGCCCGTATGAACAAGGCAACCGTTACAACCATGACCCGCTGCGGACGCGCAAACTATTGCTTCATCGCCGCGAAATTAGTAAGCTTATCGGTTATACGAAAGAACAAGGCTATACGCTCGTGCCGCTCAAGCTATATATTAAAGATGGCTTTGCGAAATTGTTGTTAGGTGTCGGAAAAGGGAAGAAAAAATACGACAAACGGGAAGATATGAAAAAGAAAGAAGCACAACGTGAAGTCGAACGTGCTTTCCGCGAACGGCAGAAATAA
- the rnr gene encoding ribonuclease R has translation MKEKLLAFMRDEAYKPLTVQELEEAFHITEAAEFKELVKTLVALEEEGLIIRTRSNRYGLPEKMNLIRGKVTGHAKGFAFVVPEDPTLDDIFIPPSELKNAMHGDTVLVRVNAHPTGARKEGTIVRIIERGVTEIVGTYTESKNFGFVIPDDKKIVNDIFIPKHAANGAVEGHKVVVRLTTYPEGRISAEGEVIKILGHKNDPGVDILSIIHKHGLPLQFPEDVIAHANSIPDTISEEDLEGRRDLRNEMIVTIDGEDAKDLDDAVTVTKLENGHYKLGVHIADVSHYVTEGSPIDREAYERGTSVYLVDRVIPMIPHRLSNGICSLNPKVDRLTLSCEMEINDRGEVVHHEIFQSVIRTTERMTYSDVNRILVDKDEALREKYAPLVPMFEIMAELADILRNKRMKRGAIDFDFKEAKVLVDENGKPYDVVLRERSVAERLIEEFMLAANETIAEHFHWMNVPFIYRVHEDPKPEKLQRFLEFITNFGYIVKGTGNQIHPRALQEVLEAVRGEPEEMVVSTVMLRSMKQARYDAESLGHYGLSTEFYTHFTSPIRRYPDLIVHRLIRTYLINGQIDEQTQQKWAEKLPEIAEHTSNMERRAVEAERETDDLKKTEFMEDKIGMEFDGIISSVTNFGLFVELPNTVEGLVHVSYLTDDYYHYDEQHYAMIGERTGKVYRIGDEITVRVINVNKEERIVDFEIVGMKGRRNQKAKASPVVIEGKRKKKKSDEKWPTKKEKKKPKFYEDIPKMKKKKKKKR, from the coding sequence ATGAAAGAAAAATTATTAGCCTTTATGCGCGATGAAGCGTATAAACCACTCACTGTTCAGGAACTGGAAGAAGCGTTCCACATTACGGAAGCAGCCGAATTTAAAGAGCTTGTCAAAACGCTCGTTGCGCTTGAAGAAGAAGGATTGATTATCCGCACAAGAAGTAACCGGTACGGATTGCCAGAAAAAATGAACTTAATTCGCGGCAAAGTGACAGGGCATGCGAAAGGGTTCGCATTTGTTGTGCCAGAAGACCCGACGCTTGATGATATTTTCATTCCGCCATCGGAATTAAAAAATGCGATGCATGGCGATACGGTGCTTGTACGTGTTAATGCACACCCGACAGGCGCTCGTAAAGAAGGAACGATCGTCCGCATTATTGAGCGCGGCGTAACGGAAATCGTCGGAACGTATACAGAAAGCAAAAACTTCGGCTTCGTCATTCCGGACGACAAAAAAATCGTCAACGATATTTTTATTCCGAAACATGCGGCAAATGGCGCAGTCGAAGGGCACAAAGTCGTTGTCCGCTTAACGACGTATCCAGAAGGACGCATTAGCGCAGAAGGGGAAGTTATTAAAATTCTCGGCCATAAAAACGATCCGGGCGTCGATATTTTATCGATCATTCATAAGCACGGCTTGCCGCTACAATTTCCGGAAGACGTCATCGCCCACGCCAACAGCATTCCCGATACGATTTCCGAAGAAGATTTAGAAGGGCGTCGCGATTTGCGCAATGAGATGATTGTCACGATCGACGGGGAAGACGCGAAAGATTTAGACGACGCGGTGACGGTGACGAAGCTCGAGAATGGACATTATAAACTTGGCGTCCATATTGCCGACGTCAGTCATTATGTCACGGAAGGATCACCGATTGATCGGGAAGCATATGAGCGTGGAACGAGCGTTTATTTAGTAGATCGCGTCATTCCGATGATTCCGCACCGTTTATCCAATGGCATTTGCTCGCTCAACCCGAAAGTGGATCGCCTAACGTTATCGTGCGAGATGGAAATTAACGACCGTGGCGAAGTCGTCCACCATGAAATTTTTCAAAGCGTCATTCGCACGACAGAGAGAATGACGTATTCCGATGTGAACCGCATTCTCGTCGATAAAGACGAGGCGCTTCGAGAAAAGTATGCTCCGCTTGTGCCGATGTTTGAGATAATGGCAGAGTTGGCGGATATTTTACGAAACAAGCGCATGAAGCGCGGGGCGATTGATTTTGATTTTAAAGAGGCAAAAGTGCTCGTCGATGAAAATGGCAAGCCGTACGACGTCGTGTTGCGTGAACGTTCGGTTGCGGAGCGATTAATCGAAGAATTTATGTTAGCAGCGAACGAAACGATTGCTGAACATTTCCATTGGATGAATGTTCCGTTTATTTATCGTGTGCATGAAGATCCGAAACCTGAAAAATTGCAGCGCTTTTTAGAGTTTATTACGAATTTCGGTTATATTGTTAAAGGAACAGGAAACCAAATTCATCCGCGCGCGTTGCAAGAAGTTCTAGAAGCAGTGCGTGGTGAGCCGGAAGAAATGGTCGTTTCGACCGTCATGCTTCGGTCGATGAAACAAGCGCGTTATGATGCAGAAAGCCTCGGTCACTATGGATTATCAACCGAATTTTATACGCATTTCACGTCACCGATTCGTCGCTACCCAGACTTAATCGTTCATCGCCTTATTCGCACCTATTTAATTAACGGACAAATCGATGAACAAACGCAACAAAAATGGGCGGAGAAGCTTCCGGAAATTGCGGAGCATACGTCGAATATGGAGCGGCGTGCGGTAGAGGCAGAGCGTGAAACCGACGACTTGAAGAAGACGGAGTTTATGGAAGATAAAATCGGCATGGAATTTGACGGCATTATTAGCTCGGTGACGAATTTTGGTTTGTTTGTCGAGCTGCCGAACACGGTGGAAGGGCTTGTGCACGTCAGCTATTTAACAGACGATTACTATCATTACGACGAGCAACATTATGCGATGATTGGGGAGCGAACGGGGAAAGTATATCGCATCGGCGACGAAATTACGGTGCGTGTCATTAACGTGAATAAAGAGGAGCGCATCGTCGACTTTGAAATTGTCGGCATGAAAGGACGGCGCAATCAAAAAGCAAAAGCCTCGCCAGTCGTTATTGAAGGAAAGCGGAAAAAGAAAAAAAGCGACGAAAAATGGCCGACGAAAAAGGAAAAGAAAAAGCCGAAGTTTTATGAAGACATTCCAAAAATGAAAAAGAAGAAAAAGAAAAAACGATAA
- the eno gene encoding phosphopyruvate hydratase produces the protein MPTIVDVYAREVLDSRGNPTVEVEVYTESGAFGRALVPSGASTGEYEAVELRDGDKGRYLGKGVLKAVANVNEVIAPAIIGFDVTDQVGIDKTLIELDGTENKGKLGANAILGVSMAVARAAADYLEMPLYQYLGGFNAKTLPVPMMNILNGGAHADNNVDIQEFMIMPVGAPNFREALRMGAEIFHSLKSVLKAKGYNTAVGDEGGFAPNLKSNEEALETIIEAIEKAGYKPGTEVMLAMDVASSELYNKETGKYHLEGEGVVKTSEEMVAWYEELVNKYPIISIEDGLDENDWAGHKLLTERLGKKVQLVGDDLFVTNTKKLAQGIEQGVGNSILIKVNQIGTLTETFEAIEMAKRAGYTAVISHRSGETEDSTIADIAVATNAGQIKTGAPSRTDRVAKYNQLLRIEDQLGDTAVYQGIKSFYNLKK, from the coding sequence ATGCCAACAATTGTTGATGTATATGCTCGTGAAGTATTAGATTCCCGCGGGAATCCGACAGTAGAGGTAGAAGTTTACACAGAATCGGGTGCATTCGGCCGCGCATTAGTGCCAAGCGGTGCATCCACTGGAGAATATGAAGCGGTCGAATTGCGCGATGGCGATAAAGGCCGCTACCTTGGCAAAGGCGTACTAAAAGCGGTTGCAAACGTCAACGAAGTGATCGCTCCAGCGATTATCGGGTTTGATGTGACAGACCAAGTCGGTATTGACAAAACGTTAATCGAGCTAGACGGTACAGAAAACAAAGGAAAATTAGGGGCAAACGCGATTTTAGGCGTTTCGATGGCGGTAGCGCGCGCAGCGGCTGACTACTTAGAAATGCCATTGTACCAATACTTAGGCGGCTTTAACGCAAAAACGTTGCCTGTTCCAATGATGAACATTTTAAACGGCGGTGCGCATGCGGACAACAACGTGGACATTCAAGAATTTATGATTATGCCGGTTGGCGCGCCAAACTTCCGTGAAGCGCTTCGCATGGGGGCAGAAATTTTCCATAGCCTAAAATCTGTCTTAAAAGCAAAAGGCTACAATACAGCGGTTGGTGATGAAGGTGGATTCGCGCCAAACTTAAAATCAAACGAAGAAGCGCTTGAAACAATTATCGAAGCGATCGAAAAAGCAGGCTACAAACCAGGTACAGAAGTGATGCTTGCGATGGACGTTGCTTCCTCTGAGCTTTACAACAAAGAAACAGGCAAATACCATTTAGAAGGAGAAGGCGTGGTAAAAACGTCAGAAGAAATGGTCGCTTGGTATGAAGAGCTTGTCAATAAATATCCGATCATCTCGATCGAAGATGGTTTAGACGAAAACGACTGGGCTGGTCATAAATTATTGACAGAGCGCCTTGGCAAAAAAGTACAACTTGTTGGTGACGACTTGTTCGTAACGAACACGAAAAAATTAGCGCAAGGTATTGAACAAGGTGTCGGGAACTCGATCTTAATTAAAGTGAACCAAATCGGTACGTTAACAGAAACATTCGAAGCAATCGAAATGGCAAAACGCGCAGGCTATACAGCGGTTATCTCTCACCGTTCTGGTGAAACAGAAGATAGCACAATCGCCGACATCGCGGTGGCAACAAACGCTGGCCAAATTAAGACAGGCGCTCCTTCACGCACCGACCGCGTCGCGAAATACAATCAATTGCTTCGCATTGAAGATCAATTAGGCGACACAGCGGTATACCAAGGAATCAAGTCTTTCTATAACTTAAAGAAGTAA
- the tpiA gene encoding triose-phosphate isomerase, whose translation MRKPIIAGNWKMHKTLKEALQFVAEVKHAIPSSKQVDSVVCAPALFLERLVEETHGTDLKIGAQNMHFADQGAFTGEISPVALKDIGVEYVIIGHSERREMFAETDETVNKKVLAAFQHGLIPIVCCGETLEERESDRTNEIVGTQVEKALDGLTEEQVKQVVIAYEPIWAIGTGKSSTAEDANNVCGHIRQVIANKFSPQAADAVRIQYGGSVKPSNIQEFLAQEHIDGALVGGASLEPQSFLQLVEAGK comes from the coding sequence ATGCGAAAGCCGATTATTGCAGGGAACTGGAAAATGCACAAAACGTTAAAAGAAGCGCTCCAGTTTGTTGCAGAAGTAAAACATGCGATTCCTTCTTCGAAGCAAGTAGACTCGGTCGTTTGTGCTCCAGCGCTCTTTTTAGAACGGCTCGTCGAGGAAACACACGGAACAGATTTAAAAATCGGGGCACAAAATATGCATTTTGCCGATCAAGGAGCGTTTACAGGTGAAATCAGTCCCGTGGCGTTAAAAGACATCGGGGTGGAGTACGTCATTATCGGACATTCGGAACGGCGTGAAATGTTTGCGGAAACAGACGAAACAGTAAATAAAAAAGTGCTTGCCGCGTTTCAACATGGGCTTATTCCGATTGTTTGCTGCGGCGAAACGCTAGAAGAACGGGAAAGTGACCGCACAAACGAAATCGTTGGCACACAAGTCGAAAAAGCACTCGATGGCTTAACAGAGGAACAAGTGAAGCAAGTGGTCATCGCCTATGAACCGATTTGGGCAATCGGCACGGGCAAATCGTCGACAGCAGAAGATGCCAATAACGTATGTGGTCACATTCGCCAAGTAATTGCCAACAAATTTTCGCCACAAGCAGCGGATGCGGTTCGCATTCAATACGGCGGTAGCGTGAAGCCGTCTAATATTCAAGAGTTTTTAGCGCAAGAACATATTGACGGTGCACTAGTCGGTGGCGCGAGCTTAGAACCACAATCGTTTTTACAACTCGTGGAGGCAGGAAAATGA
- the secG gene encoding preprotein translocase subunit SecG, with the protein MHALLVTLLVIVSLGMIVVVLLQSGRSAGLSGAITGGAEQLFGKQKARGLDAVLHRITVVLAVLFFVLAIAVTYFQL; encoded by the coding sequence ATGCATGCGTTGCTTGTCACGTTGTTAGTGATTGTATCGCTTGGGATGATTGTTGTTGTTTTATTGCAATCTGGCCGGAGCGCAGGGCTTTCGGGCGCGATTACAGGCGGTGCAGAGCAATTATTCGGAAAACAAAAAGCGCGCGGGTTAGATGCCGTGCTGCACCGAATTACCGTTGTTTTAGCCGTATTATTTTTCGTTTTAGCGATTGCGGTGACGTATTTTCAACTGTAA
- a CDS encoding phosphoglycerate kinase, with translation MNKKTVRDMDVKGKRVFCRVDFNVPMQDGAVTDDTRIRAALPTIQYLAEQGAKVILASHLGRPKGKVVEEMRLTAVAERLSELLGKRVVKTDEAYGDAVKAAIAAMNEGDVLLLENVRFYPGEEKNDPELAKAFAELADVYVNDAFGAAHRAHASTEGIAHYLPAVAGFLMEKEIEVLGKALSNPDRPFTAIIGGAKVKDKIGVIENLLDKVDNLIIGGGLAYTFVKALGHEIGKSLLEEDKIELAKSFMEKAKEKGVNFYMPVDAVVADAFSNDANTKVVNIDEIPSDWEGLDIGPKTRELYRDVILKSKLVIWNGPMGVFEMDAFAEGTKAVAQALADAKDTYTVIGGGDSAAAVEKFGLADKMDHISTGGGASLEFMEGKQLPGVVALNDK, from the coding sequence ATGAACAAAAAAACCGTCCGCGACATGGATGTCAAAGGAAAACGCGTCTTTTGCCGCGTCGATTTTAACGTGCCAATGCAAGACGGTGCTGTGACAGATGATACTCGCATCCGTGCGGCGCTACCAACGATTCAATATTTAGCGGAACAAGGGGCAAAAGTCATTTTAGCGAGCCATCTTGGTCGTCCGAAAGGAAAAGTAGTGGAAGAAATGCGCCTCACCGCTGTTGCGGAGCGTTTAAGCGAACTGCTCGGCAAACGTGTCGTTAAAACAGATGAAGCATATGGCGATGCAGTGAAAGCAGCAATTGCTGCAATGAATGAAGGCGACGTGTTGTTGCTTGAAAACGTGCGCTTCTATCCGGGCGAAGAAAAGAACGATCCAGAGTTGGCGAAGGCGTTTGCCGAATTGGCAGATGTGTACGTCAACGACGCGTTTGGCGCGGCACATCGTGCGCATGCTTCCACTGAAGGGATTGCACATTACTTACCAGCTGTTGCCGGATTTTTAATGGAAAAAGAAATCGAAGTGCTAGGAAAAGCTCTTTCCAACCCAGATCGTCCATTTACGGCGATCATCGGTGGAGCGAAAGTAAAAGATAAAATCGGTGTTATTGAAAATCTTTTGGATAAAGTCGACAACTTAATTATTGGTGGCGGGTTGGCATACACGTTCGTGAAAGCGCTCGGCCATGAAATCGGCAAATCATTGTTAGAAGAAGATAAAATCGAATTAGCGAAATCGTTTATGGAAAAAGCAAAAGAAAAAGGCGTTAATTTTTATATGCCAGTCGATGCAGTCGTAGCCGATGCTTTTTCGAACGATGCCAATACAAAAGTCGTGAACATTGACGAAATTCCAAGCGACTGGGAAGGGCTTGACATCGGTCCGAAAACGCGGGAATTGTACCGCGATGTGATCTTGAAATCCAAACTTGTTATCTGGAACGGTCCAATGGGCGTATTCGAAATGGATGCGTTTGCCGAAGGGACAAAAGCGGTTGCTCAAGCACTTGCCGATGCGAAAGATACATATACGGTCATCGGTGGCGGGGATTCAGCAGCGGCAGTCGAAAAATTTGGACTTGCGGATAAAATGGATCATATCTCGACAGGTGGCGGTGCGTCGCTTGAATTTATGGAAGGTAAACAACTTCCAGGGGTCGTAGCCTTAAACGATAAGTAA
- a CDS encoding GGDEF domain-containing protein, producing MLQSILSNICILLLMHLCIQTLYFREGDWEFKKKKRIQWIHISIVSLATVSMFYMPLFIGEYRFDLRTIPLTILAWLHGPSYALPALVIASIWRWLMGGSGAVPGIVFGLILPTILALCFHRLDSMKRFTYVHSFFAFSAFWLLSDLPIIFLVPSGWKVFKQIALLRFFSFHFGATLLHFFIRLSIHHVQLIQKLRFYADHDPLTHLYNMRKFVEVVNTKHRRRCIAMIDVDFFKRINDTYGHQNGDEVLKGLAQMIQSFAPSQMIAGRYGGEEFIACISTESESEAAKLLNRLRTEIEKHTFFTVDNQPLPSITVSIGVAPLNCDNRIEKAIEQADQYLYIAKQTGRNKVVWEKQ from the coding sequence TTGCTCCAATCCATCTTATCTAATATATGCATATTGTTATTAATGCATTTATGTATTCAAACGCTTTATTTTCGTGAGGGCGATTGGGAATTTAAAAAAAAAAAGCGAATACAGTGGATCCACATTAGCATCGTTTCACTAGCAACCGTCAGTATGTTTTATATGCCTCTTTTCATCGGTGAGTATCGGTTCGACTTGCGAACCATTCCATTAACCATTTTAGCATGGCTCCACGGACCAAGTTATGCACTCCCAGCACTAGTGATCGCTTCTATTTGGCGATGGCTGATGGGTGGCAGCGGTGCCGTGCCGGGCATTGTGTTTGGACTTATCTTGCCGACCATTTTGGCACTATGTTTTCATCGGTTGGACAGTATGAAACGTTTTACTTATGTTCATAGCTTTTTCGCATTTTCTGCTTTTTGGCTTCTTTCCGATCTGCCCATTATTTTTCTTGTTCCTTCCGGCTGGAAAGTATTCAAGCAGATTGCACTTTTACGTTTTTTCTCTTTTCACTTTGGAGCAACGTTATTGCATTTTTTCATTCGGTTAAGCATCCACCACGTTCAATTAATCCAAAAATTACGTTTTTATGCGGACCATGATCCGCTTACGCATTTGTATAACATGCGTAAATTTGTCGAAGTCGTCAATACAAAACACCGCAGACGTTGTATCGCGATGATTGATGTCGATTTTTTTAAGCGCATCAATGATACGTATGGACATCAAAATGGAGACGAAGTGTTGAAGGGGTTGGCACAGATGATTCAATCGTTTGCTCCTAGTCAAATGATTGCTGGACGATATGGCGGAGAAGAATTTATTGCCTGCATTTCTACGGAAAGTGAGTCAGAAGCAGCAAAATTGCTTAACCGTCTAAGAACAGAGATTGAAAAGCACACGTTCTTTACTGTTGACAACCAGCCGCTCCCATCAATTACCGTATCAATCGGCGTTGCTCCACTCAACTGCGACAACCGCATCGAAAAAGCAATCGAACAAGCGGACCAATATTTATACATTGCTAAGCAAACAGGAAGAAACAAAGTCGTCTGGGAGAAGCAGTAG
- a CDS encoding alpha/beta hydrolase, whose amino-acid sequence MKMIPPKPFTFEAGERAVLLLHGFTGNSADVRMLGRFLQAKGYTCHAPIYKGHGVPPEELVHTGPEDWWQDVMNAYEYLKQTHDKIAVVGLSLGGVFSLKLGYTVPVVGIVPMCAPMYIKSEQTMYEGVLAYAREYKKREGKDEEQIEQEMAEFAKTPMQTLKALQQLIADVRDHLDFIYAPVFVVQARHDDMINPDSANIIYNGVESPVKQIKWYEESGHVITLDKEKDQLHEDIYAFLESLDW is encoded by the coding sequence ATGAAGATGATTCCACCAAAACCGTTTACGTTTGAAGCGGGCGAACGCGCGGTATTGTTATTGCATGGATTTACAGGAAATTCCGCCGATGTGCGCATGCTCGGCCGTTTTTTGCAAGCAAAAGGCTATACGTGCCATGCCCCGATTTACAAAGGACATGGCGTGCCGCCAGAAGAACTTGTTCATACCGGTCCAGAAGATTGGTGGCAAGACGTGATGAACGCTTACGAATATTTAAAACAAACCCATGATAAAATCGCCGTTGTAGGGTTATCGCTTGGCGGTGTGTTTTCGTTAAAACTTGGCTATACTGTTCCTGTTGTGGGCATCGTGCCGATGTGCGCACCGATGTATATCAAAAGTGAGCAGACGATGTATGAAGGAGTTTTAGCGTATGCCCGCGAATATAAAAAGCGAGAAGGAAAAGATGAGGAACAAATCGAGCAGGAAATGGCGGAATTTGCGAAAACACCGATGCAAACGCTCAAAGCGTTGCAACAACTCATTGCCGATGTGCGCGATCATCTCGATTTTATTTATGCGCCTGTATTTGTTGTGCAAGCGCGTCATGATGACATGATTAATCCAGATAGTGCAAATATTATTTATAACGGCGTCGAATCTCCAGTGAAACAAATCAAATGGTATGAGGAATCCGGCCACGTCATTACGCTCGATAAAGAAAAGGACCAGCTTCACGAAGACATTTATGCGTTTTTAGAGTCATTAGATTGGTAA
- a CDS encoding peptidoglycan-binding domain-containing protein, giving the protein MMYVVDGLGRIYYPSNYTHYLWNGQTLKRGDQNDYVKTLQSWLHKAGFNPGDIDGIYGANTEKAVKEFQKKVGITADGIAGKQTYQALQKYVKTQTTISPLNSSSSSNDHWTGQTLREGSRGQAVKDLQAKLQRLGYNIGAIDGIYGKQTVEAVKSFQKAHGLTVDGVAGKNTYHAIEQTLQQKNYYDKKTVIENKYKALENKVHSKNSTWEEVAKSLKEIAKLGFDFIIGDDIKTLLDGNASTIDKLIASLSFIPSGKVVNEGVKLSKMGSKVLLRLDLQFFAREAVHSVIRSLPENPKDLLKRGWQDVTDPRMKANTKMREYKDPVTGLKVRFDPATPGASGYEGKDHYHIYNPNATGKNDMYLDINGNPVAKGSKASHIVINRGKK; this is encoded by the coding sequence ATGATGTACGTTGTAGATGGATTAGGTAGAATCTATTATCCCTCGAACTATACCCATTATTTATGGAATGGACAAACGCTAAAGAGAGGGGATCAGAATGATTATGTAAAAACATTGCAGTCTTGGCTTCATAAAGCTGGATTCAATCCAGGAGACATTGATGGAATTTATGGTGCAAATACAGAAAAGGCTGTGAAGGAATTTCAAAAGAAGGTTGGAATCACAGCTGACGGAATTGCAGGAAAACAAACCTATCAGGCTCTGCAAAAGTATGTCAAAACACAAACAACGATTTCCCCATTGAATTCATCAAGCAGTAGCAATGATCATTGGACAGGTCAAACACTTAGAGAAGGAAGTCGGGGACAAGCAGTAAAAGATTTGCAGGCTAAACTTCAAAGGTTAGGGTATAACATTGGAGCGATCGATGGCATTTACGGTAAACAAACAGTTGAGGCTGTGAAAAGCTTTCAAAAAGCACATGGATTGACAGTAGACGGCGTAGCTGGTAAAAACACTTATCATGCTATTGAGCAGACACTGCAACAAAAAAATTATTATGATAAAAAAACGGTTATTGAGAATAAATATAAAGCATTGGAAAACAAGGTTCATTCTAAAAACTCGACCTGGGAAGAAGTGGCGAAATCTTTAAAAGAAATTGCAAAATTAGGCTTTGATTTTATCATTGGGGATGATATTAAAACTTTATTGGATGGCAATGCTAGTACAATAGATAAATTGATTGCTTCCCTAAGCTTTATTCCAAGTGGTAAAGTTGTAAATGAGGGTGTTAAACTGAGTAAAATGGGGAGTAAAGTATTGCTGAGGCTTGATTTGCAATTTTTTGCTAGAGAAGCAGTACATTCTGTTATTAGATCTTTACCGGAAAATCCTAAAGATTTATTGAAGAGGGGATGGCAGGATGTAACTGATCCAAGAATGAAAGCAAATACTAAAATGAGAGAATATAAAGACCCTGTAACGGGTCTAAAAGTTAGATTTGACCCAGCAACGCCAGGAGCAAGTGGTTATGAAGGGAAAGATCATTATCATATATATAATCCTAATGCCACAGGAAAAAATGATATGTATTTGGACATAAATGGTAACCCGGTGGCAAAGGGATCAAAAGCTTCGCATATTGTGATTAATAGGGGGAAGAAATGA
- the gpmI gene encoding 2,3-bisphosphoglycerate-independent phosphoglycerate mutase: MSKQPVALIILDGFGLREETFGNAVAQAKKPNFDRYWNEYPHATLTACGEAVGLPEGQMGNSEVGHLNIGAGRIVYQSLTRVNIAIREGEFERNETFLAAMNYVKEKGTNLHIFGLLSDGGVHSHINHLYALLKLAAKEGVKRVYIHGFLDGRDVGPQTAKTYIKQLNEQIVQIGVGEIATLSGRYYSMDRDKRWERVEKAYRAMVYGEGPTYRDPLECIDDSYAHGIYDEFVLPSVIVREDGTPVATIQDEDAIIFYNFRPDRAIQISNTFTNDDFRSFDRGPKHPKNLFFVCLTHFSETVKGYVAFKPTNLDNTLGEVLSQNGLTQLRIAETEKYPHVTFFMSGGREEKFPGEERILIDSPKVATYDLKPEMSAYEVTDALLKEIEADKFDAIILNYANPDMVGHSGMLEPTIKAVEAVDECLGKVVDAIVAKGGIAIITADHGNADEVTNPDGSPNTAHTTNPVPVIVTKKGITLREDGILGDLAPTMLDLLGLQQPKEMTGKTLIVK; the protein is encoded by the coding sequence ATGAGCAAACAACCAGTTGCGTTAATTATTTTAGACGGGTTTGGGCTTCGTGAGGAAACGTTTGGCAATGCCGTTGCGCAAGCGAAAAAGCCGAACTTTGATCGTTATTGGAACGAATATCCACATGCGACATTGACAGCGTGCGGCGAAGCGGTCGGGCTTCCAGAAGGGCAAATGGGAAACTCGGAAGTCGGTCATTTAAATATTGGAGCAGGACGTATCGTCTACCAAAGCTTAACACGCGTCAATATCGCCATTCGTGAAGGCGAATTTGAGCGGAACGAAACGTTTTTAGCAGCGATGAATTACGTGAAGGAAAAAGGAACGAATTTGCACATTTTCGGGCTTCTTTCTGATGGTGGCGTCCATAGCCATATCAACCATTTGTACGCCTTGTTAAAACTAGCGGCAAAAGAAGGCGTGAAACGCGTCTATATTCATGGCTTTTTAGACGGCCGTGATGTCGGTCCACAAACGGCGAAAACGTATATTAAGCAACTCAATGAACAAATTGTACAAATTGGCGTCGGAGAAATTGCGACATTGTCTGGTCGCTATTATTCCATGGATCGCGACAAACGATGGGAGCGCGTCGAAAAAGCGTACCGCGCGATGGTATATGGCGAAGGGCCGACATACCGCGATCCGCTTGAATGCATTGATGATTCGTATGCCCACGGCATTTACGATGAGTTCGTCTTGCCATCGGTCATCGTTCGCGAAGACGGAACGCCGGTGGCGACGATTCAAGATGAAGATGCGATCATTTTTTACAATTTCCGTCCAGACCGGGCGATTCAAATTTCGAACACGTTTACAAACGATGATTTCCGTTCGTTCGACCGCGGACCGAAACATCCGAAAAACTTGTTCTTCGTATGCTTAACGCATTTTAGTGAAACAGTAAAAGGGTACGTGGCGTTTAAGCCAACGAACCTTGACAATACACTGGGGGAAGTATTGTCGCAAAACGGCTTAACGCAGCTTCGCATTGCCGAAACGGAAAAATATCCGCACGTCACATTCTTTATGAGCGGCGGCCGTGAAGAAAAATTCCCGGGTGAAGAGCGCATTTTAATCGATTCGCCGAAAGTAGCAACCTACGACTTAAAGCCAGAAATGAGCGCATACGAAGTAACTGACGCTTTACTGAAAGAAATTGAAGCAGACAAGTTTGATGCGATTATTTTAAACTACGCAAACCCTGACATGGTCGGGCATTCCGGAATGCTAGAGCCGACGATTAAAGCGGTCGAAGCAGTTGATGAATGTTTAGGGAAAGTCGTTGATGCGATTGTTGCGAAAGGCGGCATCGCGATTATTACGGCTGACCACGGCAATGCGGATGAAGTGACAAATCCAGATGGCAGCCCGAATACGGCGCATACGACAAACCCAGTGCCAGTCATTGTGACGAAAAAAGGCATTACGCTTCGGGAAGATGGCATTTTAGGGGACTTAGCACCGACGATGCTTGATTTGTTAGGATTACAACAACCAAAAGAAATGACTGGAAAAACGTTAATTGTGAAATAA